GGGCGAATGCCCGCGCGGCGGATGGAGCGGTCAGGACTACCATGACGAACGACACATGGACGAAGTTGCGTGAAGACCTGCTGCTTCATGTTGGCCGGAACAACTACCTCACTTGGATCGAGCCGCTGAAGCTCACCCATCTGGCCGAAGGCCGGGCCGAGTTCGAGGTGCCGACCTCGTTCTTCGGCAACTGGGTGCAGCGCAACTTCGCCGACAAGATTCGCCACCGGCTGAACGAAGCGGGCATCGATGTCTCGCGCATCGACTTCTCGGTCGCGCGCGGTGCGCCCGCCGCGCCGCAGGCCGCCGTTCAGGCACAGCCCGCGCCCGCCCCGATGCCCGCCGCCGCCGCCCCCCGCCGCGACGACGAGATCGCGAGCGCGCCGCTCGATGCGCGCTTCACCTTCGACAGCTTCGTCGTGGGCAAGCCGAACGCGCTGGCCCATGCCGCCGCGCGCCGCGTGGCCGAAGGCGGCCCGGTGACGTTCAACCCGCTCTTCCTCTATGGCGGCGTGGGCCTCGGCAAGACGCACCTGATGCACGCCATCGCGCACGAACTCCAACTGCGCCAGCCGCATCTGCGCGTGCTGTACCTCTCGGCCGAACAGTTCATGTACCGCTTCGTGCAGGCCCTGCGCGAACGCCAGATCATGGACTTCAAGGAGATGTTCCGCAGCGTGGACGTGCTGATGGTCGACGATGTGCAATTCATCGCCGGCAAGGATTCGACGCAGGAAGAGTTCTTCCACACGTTCAACGCCCTCGTGGATCAGAACAAGCAAATCGTCATCTCCGCCGACCGCGCACCGGGAGAGATCAAGGATCTGGAAGACCGCATCAAGTCGCGCCTGCAATGCGGCCTCGTGGTGGATCTGCATCCGACCGATTACGAACTGCGCCTCGGCGTTCTGCAGCAGAAGGCCGAGCAGTACCGCCGCCAGATGGGCGATCTGGTGATCGCCGATGGCGTTCTGGAATTCCTCGCCCACCGCATCACGACGAACGTACGCGTGCTCGAAGGCGCGCTGACGCGGCTCTTCGCCTTCGCCAATCTGGTCGGGCGTGCGGTGACGCTGGATGTGACGCAGGAATGTCTTTCGGACATTCTGCGCGCCTCGGACCGCAAGGTCACGATCGAGGAGATCCAGCGCAAGGTGGCCGAACATTACAACGTCCGCCTCTCGGACATGATCGGCCCGAAGCGTGTGCGCACCATCGCCCGCCCGCGTCAGGTCGCGATGTATCTGGCCAAGCAGCTGACCCCCCGCTCCCTCCCCGAGATTGGCCGTCGCTTCGGCGGGCGGGATCACACCACCATCATGCACGGCGTGAAGAAGGTGGAGGAGTTGATGGCCACGGATTCGCAACTGGCCGACGATCTTCAGATGCTTCGCCGCCTGCTTCAGGGATAAGCGGCCGACCTTGACGCCCGGCGCGATCAAGGGGAAAGTCGCCCGACAGATTCCGCCAATGGAAAGACGGCAATGAAGATCAGCATCGAACGCGGCACACTCCTGAAGGCGGTCTCGCAGGCCCAGTCGGTTGTGGAACGCCGCAACACGATCCCGATCCTCGCCAACGTCTTGATCGAGACGCAGGGCGATGGCGTGTCCTTCCGCGCCACGGATCTGGATATCGAGGTGATCGACCGCGCCCCGGCGCAGGTCGAACGCGCGGGCGCGACCACCGTATCGGCCACCATGCTCCATGAGATCGTCCGCAAGCTGCCGGACGGCGCGCTGGTCGGCCTGTCCGAAGATGCGGCCTCCGGTCGGCTGGTGGTGACGGCGGGGCGCTCGAACTTCAGCCTCGCGACCCTTCCGCGCGAAGATTTCCCGGTGATGGCCACGTCCGAATACGCGACCAGCTTCCGCGCGAACGCGCAAGTGCTGCGCCGCCTCTTCGACAAGGCGAAATTCGCCATCTCCACCGAAGAGACGCGCTATTACCTGAACGGCGTCTACATGCATGTCGCGACCGCCGATGACGGCCCGGTCCTGCGCTGCGTGGCGACCGATGGCCACCGTCTGGCCCGGATCGACGCCCCCCTGCCCGACGGCGCGCAGGGCATGGCCGGCATCATCGTCCCCCGCAAAACCGTGGGAGAGCTGCGCAAGCTGCTGGACGACGACGATATCGAGATCACAGTGTCCGTCTCGGAAACGAAGGTGCGCTTCGCCACGCCGTCCATCACCATGACCTCCAAGGTGATCGACGGGACGTTCCCCGACTACACCCGCGTGATCCCGCAGCAGAACACCCGCCGCCTCGAGGTGGACGCCTCGGACTTCGCCAAGGCGGTGGACCGGGTCGCGACCGTCAGCTCCGAGCGTTCGCGCGCCGTGAAGCTGAGCATGGAGGACGATCGCCTCGTCCTGTCCGTCAATGCCCCCGACAGCGGCGCCGCCGAAGAGGAACTGGCCGTCGCCTATGCCGACGAAAAGCTG
This DNA window, taken from Falsirhodobacter algicola, encodes the following:
- the dnaA gene encoding chromosomal replication initiator protein DnaA encodes the protein MTNDTWTKLREDLLLHVGRNNYLTWIEPLKLTHLAEGRAEFEVPTSFFGNWVQRNFADKIRHRLNEAGIDVSRIDFSVARGAPAAPQAAVQAQPAPAPMPAAAAPRRDDEIASAPLDARFTFDSFVVGKPNALAHAAARRVAEGGPVTFNPLFLYGGVGLGKTHLMHAIAHELQLRQPHLRVLYLSAEQFMYRFVQALRERQIMDFKEMFRSVDVLMVDDVQFIAGKDSTQEEFFHTFNALVDQNKQIVISADRAPGEIKDLEDRIKSRLQCGLVVDLHPTDYELRLGVLQQKAEQYRRQMGDLVIADGVLEFLAHRITTNVRVLEGALTRLFAFANLVGRAVTLDVTQECLSDILRASDRKVTIEEIQRKVAEHYNVRLSDMIGPKRVRTIARPRQVAMYLAKQLTPRSLPEIGRRFGGRDHTTIMHGVKKVEELMATDSQLADDLQMLRRLLQG
- the dnaN gene encoding DNA polymerase III subunit beta codes for the protein MKISIERGTLLKAVSQAQSVVERRNTIPILANVLIETQGDGVSFRATDLDIEVIDRAPAQVERAGATTVSATMLHEIVRKLPDGALVGLSEDAASGRLVVTAGRSNFSLATLPREDFPVMATSEYATSFRANAQVLRRLFDKAKFAISTEETRYYLNGVYMHVATADDGPVLRCVATDGHRLARIDAPLPDGAQGMAGIIVPRKTVGELRKLLDDDDIEITVSVSETKVRFATPSITMTSKVIDGTFPDYTRVIPQQNTRRLEVDASDFAKAVDRVATVSSERSRAVKLSMEDDRLVLSVNAPDSGAAEEELAVAYADEKLEIGFNAKYLLEIASQVDRENAVFLFNSSGDPTLMREGDDASAVYVVMPMRV